A single genomic interval of Adhaeribacter pallidiroseus harbors:
- the rpsB gene encoding 30S ribosomal protein S2, whose protein sequence is MASVNYKDLLDAGVHFGHLTRKWDPKMAPYIFMEKNGIHIIDLNKTVASIDEAAAAIRQIAKSGRKIMFVATKKQAQDIVSEEAKRLKMPYVTDRWLGGMLTNFATVRKSLKKMSTIDKMIKDNVSYANLAKRERLMVSREREKLGRVLGGIADLSRLPAALFVVDVKREHIAIKEAQKLNLPVFAIVDTNSNPELVDFPIPANDDASKSIALIVGVIGKAIEDGLSERKVDKEETERKRTEEEGVAEKVAAE, encoded by the coding sequence ATGGCAAGCGTTAATTATAAAGATTTGTTGGATGCTGGTGTGCACTTTGGCCACCTTACCCGGAAATGGGATCCAAAAATGGCACCGTATATTTTCATGGAAAAGAACGGTATCCATATTATTGATTTAAATAAAACCGTAGCATCTATCGACGAAGCCGCCGCGGCTATCCGTCAGATTGCTAAATCTGGTCGCAAAATTATGTTTGTGGCTACTAAAAAGCAGGCGCAGGATATTGTTTCGGAAGAAGCAAAACGCCTGAAAATGCCTTATGTAACCGACCGGTGGTTAGGTGGTATGTTAACCAACTTTGCTACTGTACGCAAGTCGTTGAAGAAAATGTCTACCATTGATAAAATGATCAAAGACAATGTTTCTTACGCCAACTTGGCGAAACGCGAGCGTTTAATGGTTTCGCGCGAGCGTGAGAAATTAGGCCGCGTATTGGGTGGTATAGCCGATTTATCCCGGTTACCGGCAGCTTTGTTTGTAGTGGACGTAAAGCGGGAACACATTGCAATTAAAGAAGCGCAAAAGTTAAATTTACCGGTATTTGCGATTGTAGATACTAACTCTAACCCCGAGTTAGTAGATTTTCCAATTCCGGCTAACGATGATGCCTCCAAATCAATTGCTTTAATCGTAGGTGTTATTGGTAAAGCAATTGAGGACGGTTTATCCGAAAGAAAAGTAGATAAAGAAGAAACCGAAAGAAAACGGACGGAAGAAGAAGGTGTAGCAGAAAAAGTAGCTGCCGAATAA
- the rpsI gene encoding 30S ribosomal protein S9 — protein sequence MEVLNTSGRRKTSVARVYITAGQGNITINDRDIKAYFPSEVLQTIINQPFQALNQTGKYDVKANVKGGGVSGQAEAIRLAIAKALVLETADNRPGLKKEGFLTRDPRMVERKKFGRAKARKSFQFSKR from the coding sequence ATGGAAGTTCTCAATACATCTGGTAGAAGAAAAACCTCGGTGGCACGTGTTTATATCACGGCCGGGCAAGGGAATATCACTATTAACGATAGAGATATAAAAGCGTACTTTCCAAGTGAAGTACTGCAGACTATCATCAATCAACCGTTCCAGGCGCTGAATCAGACTGGTAAATACGACGTAAAAGCAAATGTTAAAGGTGGTGGCGTAAGTGGCCAGGCCGAAGCTATTCGTTTGGCAATTGCCAAAGCTTTAGTTTTGGAAACAGCGGATAACCGTCCGGGCTTGAAGAAAGAAGGCTTCCTTACCCGCGACCCGCGCATGGTGGAACGCAAGAAGTTTGGTAGAGCAAAAGCGAGAAAGTCATTCCAGTTCTCTAAAAGATAA